The DNA window TGGCGCTGGAATACCGCTTCACCTACCGCGCGCCGGAACATTCCGACTTTCTCGAAGGCATCCGCGCGGCCATCATCGACAAGGACCGCAAGCCGCGCTGGAAACACCAGGGGCTCGATGCGGTGCCCGGCGCCGATGTGGCGCGGATGCTGATGCCGCTGGGCGAATACGGGCTGAAACTGGAGGAGGAACTGCAATGAAGATCGGCTTCATCGGGCTCGGGAACATGGGGGCGCCGATGGCGGCGAACCTCGTGCAGGCGGACCATGAGGTGACCGGCTACGACCCGGCCGCCCCCTGCCCCGACGGCGTGACGATGGCCGACAGCAGCGTCGCCGCCGCCCAGGGCCGCGAGGTGGTCATCACCATGCTGCCGAACGGCGAGATCCTGCGCGCGGTCGCGGCCGAGATCCTGCCCGCGATGGCAAAGGGCGCGGTGCTTCTCGACTGCTCGACCGTCGATGTCGACAGCGCCCGCAGCGTCGCGGCCGAGGCCCAGGCGGCCGGCATCCTTGCGGTGGACGCGCCGGTCTCGGGCGGCGTCGGCGGCGCGTCGGCGGGCACCCTGACCTTCATGGCGGGCGGCAGCGACGCGGCCTTCGCGACAGTCCGGCCGCTGTTCGACATCATGGGCCAGAAGGCCGTCCATTGCGGGCCCT is part of the Rhodovulum sp. MB263 genome and encodes:
- the mmsB gene encoding 3-hydroxyisobutyrate dehydrogenase, yielding MKIGFIGLGNMGAPMAANLVQADHEVTGYDPAAPCPDGVTMADSSVAAAQGREVVITMLPNGEILRAVAAEILPAMAKGAVLLDCSTVDVDSARSVAAEAQAAGILAVDAPVSGGVGGASAGTLTFMAGGSDAAFATVRPLFDIMGQKAVHCGPSGNGQAAKICNNMILGVTMIATCEAFALADKLGLARDKMFDVVSTSSGYSWSMNAYCPAPGIGPASPADNGYKPGFAANLMLKDLRLSQQAAETADADTPMGARAAELYATFVEQEDGSGLDFSAMLPRFEKRGRG